In the Bacteroidota bacterium genome, one interval contains:
- a CDS encoding globin translates to MELQITYMPMGSRPAVQKPDPEFLKVLGEDGLRNLVSNQYDLLAKSDIKHLFPAEESLFLQAKKKSADFFVQICGGQPYYNENRGKPMLIDRHKPFRITEEGRLIWLKCYQQLLPELDLPEHLILNFWQYLNMFSIWMINAHE, encoded by the coding sequence ATGGAATTGCAAATAACATATATGCCTATGGGCAGTAGGCCAGCTGTTCAAAAACCAGATCCTGAATTTTTAAAGGTGCTAGGAGAGGATGGACTTCGAAATTTGGTTAGCAATCAGTACGATTTACTGGCAAAAAGCGATATTAAACATTTATTTCCTGCTGAAGAAAGCTTATTCCTCCAAGCCAAAAAAAAATCAGCTGACTTTTTTGTACAGATTTGTGGTGGACAGCCTTATTACAATGAAAACAGGGGCAAACCCATGCTCATAGACAGGCACAAGCCCTTTCGGATTACCGAAGAAGGCAGACTCATCTGGTTGAAATGCTATCAGCAGTTGCTTCCTGAGCTCGATTTACCAGAACATCTTATTCTTAATTTTTGGCAATATCTGAATATGTTTTCC